One Aegilops tauschii subsp. strangulata cultivar AL8/78 chromosome 2, Aet v6.0, whole genome shotgun sequence genomic window, CCTCTGTGGGTGCTTCTGGTGGTCTTCTCATAGCATGGAATGGCAGCATTTTTGATGGAGAAACTCTTTTTCAAAATGAGTTTTCCATTTCCATCAGATTCACATCTAAGCTCACTAGTGATTCTTGGATTCTTACCAACATTTATGGCCCATGTCAAGGTGCAGTTAGAGAAGATTTCCTGAACTGGTTCAGCATCCAAATGCCTGATGAGACCAAGTGGATGATCATGTGAGACTTCAATTACATTAGATACCCACACAATAGAAGCAGGTCTGGGGGCAATTTCTCTGATATGTTAAAATTTAATGATGCCATCAGTAGCCTGGCCCTGGTTGAAATCCCATTGAAATGAAGAAGCTTCACTTGCAGCAATATGCAGCAAGCCCCCTTACTGGAGAAATTAGACTGGGTGTTCACTTCTGAATCTTGGACTTCTCACTTTCCTAACACTCTAGTTCAACCTTTGTCCAAACCTGTCTCAGATCACATACCCTGTCAGGTGCAAGTTGGTACACATATTCCCAAGTCTAAAATCTTCAGGTTTGAAAACTTTTGGCTGCAAATTGAGGGTTTCAAAGATATTGTTAAGCAGAATTGGGAACAGGCGATCAACATCCCAGACAGTGCAAAGAGAATTACCGCAAAATTCAAAAGGCTCAGAAAGTGTCTCAAAATTTGGGCAAAATCAATCTCTCAGCTCAGTATTTCCATTAAAGCCACTAATGAAGTCATTCTTTTTCTGGACTCAATAGAAGATTTTAGAACCCTCACTTTACAAGAATGGAATGGGAGAGAGTTTCTAAAGCAGCATCTGCACACACTTCTGGAAAGGCAAAGGGTCTATTGGCAACAGAGAGCTACAATTAGATGGGTCAAATTTGGAGAGGCAAACTCAAAGTATTTTCAGGCCAAAGCCACCATCAAATACAAGGTTAATCACATTGCCAGTTTGCAGGATGATTTGGGCAACATTCATAGAGAACACAATGCCAAAGCTAATATCCTCTTCAATGCTTTCAAAAAGAGATTAAATACTTCTGTGCCCACTTTCAACCCTCTTAATTTCGGTAATCTGTTGAATAGAGATGTGGATTTCTCTCTATTAGAAATTCCTTTCTCTCAGGAAGAAATTGATACAGTTGTCAAAAATCTGCCTAATGACAAGGCTCCAGGACCAGATGGCTTCAATACAAACTTCATCAAGCATTGCTGGGATATTCTGCCCCTGATTTCTACGCTTTAATTGAGGATTTTTATCATGGCAGAATCAGCTTGCAGAGCATCAACTCTTCATTTATTACTCTCATTCCTAAGAAAGATGCTCCAACTACACCCAGTGATTTCAGGCCAATATCACTGCTTAACTGATCAATTAAGATCATCACAAAGCTTTTGGCAAATAGACTCCAAGAGGTCATTTTGAAGCTAGTTCATACCAACCAGTATGGATTTTTAAAGGCAAGATCCATCCAGGATTGTCTTGCTTGGTCATATGAATTCATTCATCAATGTAAAATGTCTGGCAAAGAGATTATTGTTTTAAAATTGGATTTTGAGAAGGCTTTTGATCTTATTGAACATCAGTCCATTAAAGATATTCTCATTGCAAGAAGTTTTGGTAACAGATGGCTTATGTGGATGGACATGCTTTTTTCCTCTGGATATTCTGCTGTGTTGCTAAATGGGGTCCCTGGGAAGCAGTTTCTGTGCAAAACAGGAGTGAGGCAGGGAGATCCTCTCTCTCCATTGCTTTTTTGCTTGCTGCAGATCTTTTGCAGTCTATTCTGAATGAGGCCATGCATAACAACTTGATCTCAAGAGCACTTGAGCAGCACCACTGTCCTGATATCCCAGTCATTCAATATGCTGATGACACTGTTTTGATTATGCCAGCCTCTGCAATGCAAGTGGAACAGCTCGAGAACCTCATTCTCCATTTCACAGTTTTTACAGGGTTGAGAGTTAACTTTGACAAATCAGCCATGGTGCCTATCAACATAGGGAATGAGGTCATGCAAGCTTTAGCTGCCAGACTGGAGTACTCTATTGGCTCCTTCCATTTCACATATCTTGGACTACCTTTATCACTCTCCAAGCCTAAGCTGGAAGATTTTTTTCTTGTCATCAAGAGGATTGACAGAAGATTGTCTAGTTGCTCAACTTTTCTATCCTATGGAGACAAGCTTACTCTCATCAAATCTGTCTTTGTACATCTTCCTATTTTCTTCATGTGCACCCTTGATCTACCAAAGGGCATAATTGATCAAATCAATAAAGCTTTAAAGCATTGCTTCTGGAGGAAATATGGCATGGAGGACAGAGGTACTACAGTCATAGCCTGGGACAAAGTTTGTCTGCCCAAAGATCAGGGAGGATAGGGAGTTCTCAACATTGAAATTCATAATAAATGTCTCTTAATGAAGCATCTGCATAAGTTTCTCCATAAAGAAAATCTTCCTTGGGTACATCTTATTTGGGATTCTTACTATCCTGATGGAGTGATCACTAATAGGAATGTTGGCTCATTCTGGTGGAAAAGTATCTTCAAACTGTTACCTAGTTTTAAAATGGTAGCCAAAGGGCAGTTGGGCACAGGAAACACTATTGATTTTTGGATGGACAACTGGGGACATGGCACCACAAGACATAAATTCCCAGAGCTTTACTCCTTTGCCACCAAGGACACAGTGAGCATTCAGGAGTTTTTACATCAGCCAAACATAAGTGACAATTTCTTCCTCCCACTCTCAGCTCAAGCACAAAACCAGTTCATAGAGCTCTAGGGCACCCTTGAGTCTACACAACTTTCAAATCATGGTGATCGATGGACATATCCTTGAGGAACATCTTATTCATCGATCAAGATGTATAAAGAGCTGACAAAGGGTCAACAAGCTGCACCACTTTTCAAAAAGCTCTGGAAGAATGCAACCATGCTTCGATACAAGATCTTTTTCTGGCTCTTATTGCATGACAGGGTCAATACCAGAAACATGCTTCAACGAAGATCATTTCACTTGCCTTCCTATAATTGTGCACTTTGTCAAATGAGCACGGAGGAAACATATCAACATCTATTTTGGGACTGTGACTTTGCATTTAATTGTTGGCAATCCCTTTTGGGTCCCAGACGCAGAGGATTCTCCATCTTTGATGAGGTCTCATTTGCCATTCAGACCTTGCCTACTGCTTTTGCCATGGAAATCATGATTATGGGATGTTGGAACATCTGGATACAAAGAAATGACAAAATCTTCAAGGAAAAACAGGCCACAATCCAAGCTTGGAAGGCCTCACTCAAGGCTGACCTATAGCTTCTATTGCACAGACTGAAGACTAAATTCAAAGACCAATTTTCCAGCTGGATTGAGCAACATTTAACTTAATAATGATAGCTTCAGGATTCAAACAAACAGGAGTGGGTTGAGCCATTCTTTGGTTCACTTTGTATATATTGTAAACTATTTATTTTAATGAAATTCCCGTAGAACGATTATTCTACGGTTTCGGTTCAAAAAAATCATTTAGAGAATAGGAAAATGACCAAGATCAAATCCTTTCCATGCCTCGCAATTTCTATGAATTTTGCATTGTCTTGATTTAAACGCCAAACACATTGTCCATACAAAAATATCTGGAGAAAAATTGCAATATGAATTGAACTTCACAAAATTCAAAATCAGAACCTTTCTATGGCTGGCAATAAATCATCACGTAAAGCAAGGTAAGTAGGCATACACGTATAGAAAAGCCAACCAACCTGATTATACTTCAGTTTAACATAAATGGTCGTGTTAGTAGGGTCTAGTAAGTTATCTAGGCATACACATACATAGTTTCACATCAAGTCATTGACTTAGCTTTCTGTATAAATCAATCTACGCACGTATCCTTCATGGGGAAGAAGAAGACACAAAAGGAGAAAAAGGAACAGAAAACTTTACCTGTACAAAAAATTCAAAGGCCGTCGTTGGACGGACCAACTTGTGTCTTCCTTCCTCTGTTCCAAGATTGAAATATTTGTCCTAGCCAAAGAAGAACGAATCGCAACCCTCACCATTGCCCTCCGATCCACCGATGTTGTCCACCGCCATCAAGATCATATCAATAATATCTTATAACTGATGATTCATATGGTGCTAAGATTGCGTCCATGATATATAAGAAAGCATACTCCGTGATTTACAGTATTAATCTCAAAGAAGTTCGATGCTCTGTAATGTATACAGGGTTTTTCTGGATGAATGGTCCAAGTACACCACACTCCGTAATGTATATGCCTATTGTATATCGTAAAATTTACCACTGATATGGATCACGTACCATGGCCACGTAACGTACCTCATCTGCGAGTAGACAGCCGAGGTGATGGTGCTCCTCCTCAACTCGCGGTGGTGAAGGGCGAAGCCCACGGCGCAGTGGCGGAGGCAGAACTTTTGTGGAGCCTTGCCAAAATTGGATGTTGAGACACATATAATATACCGTATAAAATAGTCCCAAACTTCCGAACCACAAATTCACATTAGTAACGAAGTGAAAATGAAGTTATAAAAATGTAATTTCAAGTGAACTTATATTTAATATAACGATATTCAGTTTCATAGACCAAATAAATTTGAGACTTGACAATAAAAGTTATAGAAGGCCATGTGCATAGAATCAAACTCGTATTGTTGCAAGCAAAAGTATAGCTATCCAAATTACCATCCAATTTTCCTAAAAAATATTTACTGGATAAAAAAGGATTTGGAATAAAAATTGTATGGGACATACGAATAGGGTGCTAAAGAAAATTATGAAGCAAATGTCATTTCTGCTACTTCATTGCATAAATGTTCGATTAGTATTCTTATCATCAACAAACTTGAATAATTTCCAATGACATGGCATCAAAATTTAAGCCCCAAGTCTATCCAGATAACCCCATCAGTTAGGAATCTTACCTAATCTCATTAGGAAGGAAGGAACAAGTAGGCGAGTATACATGGTGTTCCTGCCTTTCCGAGGATCTTCTCATCCCGCCGCCGGCCGCGCGCCTAGGACAAGGCCAACCTCGGCTCACCGACGCTAGTCCGTTTCCATGCGATACACAGCCGAACAGGCGCCGGGGGGAGGTGAGCGTCCAGCAAACAGAAACGGCGATTAATGAATAGCCGAACCTACGTTCGCTTGCTAGGCCTAGCTCTTACCAAACCCATTACCAAAGGAAGCCAGCCCAACACAATTTTGCCCGGGAAATAACTATATTTTTTCCAGCTGTGGCAAGACATCCTATAGCGTACGCGTAGGCAGCAGCCCGGGCAAGTTCCCAGGGTGGTCGGGCACTGGCGGCACGATGGATCTTGTTGATGTAGAGGCAGTTGGGCTGAAGCCCCTCGTTTTTGTCACCTGCAGTGAGCACGTTGCCGTCATCGCCGAGCTGGAGTTGAGCTTGAGGCCACCACTTCCCAGCCAAGATCCATCAAAGACGAGCTGATCGACACCTGTTGGTGGCGGTGGGGAGAGGATCGCAGCGCTGGTTGGCGGTAGAGGGAGATGAAGGGAAGGGACGAAGACGAGGGCGTCCAGGGGGTTTCTTCGCCGGATATGGAAGGGAGAGAAACATGGGGTGCGGCAGCCAGGTACAGAGGAGGGAGCCGGTGGTGTTGGAGGGATCCCGATCTGAATCGGGAGAGTGGGAAGGGGAAACGAGAGGTGGGGTCGGGACTCGGGAGTGGGGTTGACTTCCTTCGATGGGGGGATTTCCTTCGATTGATGTAAGGAAAGCTAATGAAACCAAATGACTACGGACCGCTACATTAAGAGCAGAAAAATTAGAAATAAAAGGCAAAGATCAATGCATTAAGAAAGTTAGGATTTAGAATTGATTGTCATGAAACTGGATTTTATTGATTGGTAATATGCTATCATTTCTTGCCCATTTGTAACATGTCTAGTTAGGAAATTTTGAAAAGGTTAGGAAAGCTTTTGTTGTGAGGATAAAAAACCAAGGTGAGGAGATATGGTGGTGGGATGTGAGACGAAAAATAACCAAACGAAAACCAGACGAAAATGATGGAACTATTCAACCAACTCGttcattaggagtagagataagAAAAAACCCAGAAAAAGTAGAATCAATTGCTTAGCCGCGTGGCCCATCCGGGACGAGCAAAACCGACGGAACATTCGAGAAGAACGCGTCTGCGATCAACCAGCAGCAGCAGGCGTCCGAAAACGAGCGTCGTGACGTCTTGGTCTAGCGGTCTGCGGTCGGTGCGAGGAACATGACACCCCTGACCCTGAGGGCATCCCAGTCATTTCACGCCAAATTATGTTCTATAAATACGCCCCCACCTGTGCCATCAAATCTCGCAAATCTGTCTCACCCCAAAGACAACAGAAAACCTTATTCACGCACGCACGCACCAAAATCACCTTCCATCTCATCACCGCGGAAGGGGGATGGCCGCTGAGGAGGGAGCCGTGATAGCGTGCCACACCAAGCAAGAGTTCGACACCCACATGGCTAATGGCAAGGATACCGGTAAGCTGGTACGCGAATGAGATCCCCGACCcaatcctcctcctccttctcccttTTTTTCCATAAATTTTTAGGTGTTTGTGGGGTCTAGGTCATCTCCGGTTCGTCGTAGCACTAACGCGATGTTGAGAAACTTGACATCAATCTGTGCGGGAGTGCGGCGGAATTGCGTTTCGGATGATTAGGGTGGATGATTTTCTGACTTGTTCAGATCTCATACTTTTGCTAGCAAATCCTAGTTTTCGTCTCATGGGTCGCCCAATTCGAAACCGGGATTGCACAGTCCCGATCTGTAGCTTAGTATTACTACTAATGTTTATCTCTGTGTGATGCCCCTAAGGTGCATGATTTTAGTAAATGGCTgacgagagagggagagggagtttTTGAACCTTTGGTTAATGTTTGTTTAGGTTTACTGTCAGGTGTTACGTATGGTTGATCTTAATCTGTGGTTAATTTGTTCAGGATTACCAGGTGAGGGTTGATATCCTAATTTGGTAAAAAACTGTTCATTCAACTTTTGAGAGGATTGAGATCTTGATATCCTCATTTGGTCAAAAACTTTGAACAGATTGCCTGTTAATTTTGCAATGTGTAAATGGTATAGCTTACTGTATTTGAAATCACCCTTATTTATCCTAAGGTGCGTGATTTTAGTGATTTGGCCATTGGTGGTACCTTTGGTTAATATTTGTTCAGGATTACCAGGTGAGGGTTGATGCCTTAGTTATGCATGATTGATCATAATCTGTGGCAAACATGTGCATTCAACTTTTGACTTTGGCATAACTTACTCGAGAATTGAGATCTTGATATCCTAATTTGGTCAAAAACCTTGGAACAGATTGAAGCAATGTGTAAATGGTACAGTTTACTATACTTAAACACATGCTTTCAAGGCGAACCGAGATAAATTTAGCATTATTTGGAGGTGATGTTGGAATTGCTTAAAATTCGGGTGTGTCGTAGGCGAACTTAGATAAAATTTGGCAACTTTTGGAGCCAATGTTGAAATATTGTGAAATTCAGGTATTTTTGAATGCAAACTGAGATAACTTGTTGAAACGGTATAGAATTCAGGTCTTGAATCAACCCTGAACATTTTTTGTTGGGGGTTGCCACAGAATCTGGCTCTGCCAGTTACCATATTCAAACAATTGTTTTATTTCAAAATCGTGATGAACATAATACCTTTCCAGTTTCATTATTGCAAATATTGCTCCCGCTTCTTTCTTAGGCAACTATCATATTTCTTATAACCACCCAAAAAGACAAAATGGCATCCCCCACCCCCTTCACCATTGTCTTCATCCGCCCTTACTCAGTATTGTTGACACTTCAAAAGTCCATTGCACCTCCTTACAATTGCTTGTGCACCTACCTCAAAAACATGAGCAAATCAATAGCATTGAAGGCAAGCAGTTAGGATGCATTGTTGAGTCACAAACTTGCACTTGCATTATTTCTGAAAAATTATCATGCTATATCTTGCAACAAGCAGCGCTACATAAACTTCATACAGACGGAAATATAGAATTTGAAGAGGCACTCTAAAGATTGTGGTTGAGGTCCAGATAGTTAAGAGAGGCACATTCACTTCTCGTGCACCATGTCCTGCAACCCGTGCAAGAAAAGAAAAGGAACTTGAAACATCAGTTACACTACTCAATCCATCCATCTATTTAGCAGCGACCAAGTCCAAGTCCAGACCTCATCTCACTCAATTCATCCATCTATTTAGAAGTGAAAGAGCTGGTGCATGCCAGGTGTTCTTGACGGCGGTgcccttcattgaccttggaagCGGAGAGGTGGTATGGGGATGGGTTTCAGAGTGAGTGAGAGGAGGCAACGGCAGATGGGAGGGCGGGGGTGTAGCCAAAGGCGATGGTGGCGGAGTGATCAAGCGTGTTTTCTTCACCAAACAGATGTGCATGTGGGGGGGTCGGGGGGTGGCGCACGAGGGGTTAAGGAACAACATTGGGGATAGGGGTGGCTAGTTTTCTGGAATTTTTTCCTTGCGAGGGTGCATTTTTTTAGCGTGTGGGGGCATCGTGGGAGGGTGGGGAGGAATCGGAACGAATGAAATGATGTATGTACTATGTACTCTCCTAAAATAGTCAAAGGATACTGTTGGTGAGCTATCTATCTGCCAGTCATATAGTCCAGTgggcatgggggggggggggggggttggcgcACGAGGGGTTAAGGAACAACATTGGGGATAGGGGTGGCCAGTTCCTGGATTTGTTTCCTTGCGAGGGTGCATTCTTTTAGCGTGTGGGGGATCGAGGGAGGGTGGGGAGGAATTGGAACGAACGAAATGATGTACGTACTACGTACTCTCCTTAAATAGTCAAAGGATACTGTTGGTTTTGTAACCTTGGTCCTTGTTACAAGCTTAGTACTTGGCAGTGGCTGTGTCACTATGAAGCTGCAATTATATTTTCTTGTCCTTGACTAGCTATTCCTTTCATGTTCATGTGACCTCACTCTCACTGTGAATTTTATGTACTTCCTTGCTCTTCAGGTGATCATTGACTTCACTGCTTCTTGGTGCGGTCCTTGTCGTGTCATAGCCCCAGTCTTTGCTGAGTACGCCAAGAAGTTCCCTGGCGCCATTTTCCTGAAGGTGGACGTTGACGAGCTGAAGGTAAGCATAGCTCCATGATCCTCCATAATATGTCTCCTTAGTGAGAGTGAAATAATGTCCTTCATTTGCTTGTTCAACGGGACGTCGCTAAAGCATACAACGTTGAGGCAATGCGGACCTTCCTGTTTATCAAGGATGGTGCGAAGGTGGACACTGTTGTCGGTGGTAGGAAGGATGATATCCATACGAAGATAGTGGCCCTCATGGGTTCTGCATCTGCCTAAGAAGGGAAGAGTGATGCCCCTCTTATGTCAATAAGAGCCAACACCTGGTGTAAGTAGTTATCGCTGCAGTATGCTTCGGCTTAGTCGTGTCTGAACTTTGTGATGATTCGGTTTAGTGTTTAGAACTTCAGACATTTGCACCGGTTGTTCTGAATTACAGTACCTAATGTTTGCTACAGTTGCTTCGCTATGAAGTTTGGATAACTATCCTGTCTGAGTGTTAATGGAAAGCCAATATGCCGCTGACCTTATTTATCTTAACTGTATGCTGATTGTTGAGCATATCACTGCGTCTTCAAGCCGCAGCACATGCACATCGAAGTTTCTTTTTGAGTGTTATTTTTTTGACGAAAAATCAACAGATTGCTGATTTTCATTGATGAAGTGGTAGAAGAAAACAGTTACAGGGACTGGaaggaaaagaagaaagaatCCATGCAAAGCGCCAGCAGCCTCGCTATAAACACTGGCAAAGATCACAACTCAAGGTGGTTCAAAAAAGCTGGCCATGGGGGCTAGACCCGCCTGTACCCACACTCTGGCCTCGTCTATGATTCTTGAGTGCACTTGGGACGCCGTGCTGGCTCTTGCATTGAAGATCATTCCGCTCTTTCTAGATGCAACAAtttttcgtgttttgacccttttctgAAACCTATTTGAGATCTGACCCTTTTGCTACCGTCAGGGACCTAACATACCTACCGCCAAACAGAGTGGCGGTAGCCTGTACATCCCTACTGCCAAGGTGCTCGGCGGTAGGCACGAGCACACACTATGTTCAATATTTAGGGCCAGATCTCAAAAACAATTCAAACTAGGGTCAGATCTTGAATATGTTTCAGAAAacggtcaaaacacgaaatttagCCTCCAGATGCACCAGGAGACCAACAGGCAGGTGGCCCTCCAAGTAGTCTCTGGCGTCGCGCGGCACAGCGAGCAGATCGGGTCATGAGGTATTTGTCGGGGCTGAAGGTTGTCTGCCGTCAGGCATTTTCCCTGCAGCAAGATCCAGGCGAAGGATTTGGCGCGCGGTGCCGCCTTGGCCGACTAGATGATCTCCTTGTCATTGGTCGGGATGGCTCCTTGGAACATTTTGTGGTAGGCCGAGGCCGCCTTGTACTTGCCATCCGCTATCCACCTCCAGCACAAGCTATCCGGCGTTCCCTCGCGGAGCGTGATGCCCGCAGCCACCTCCCAAAGCTCGCATAGCTGGTGGAGCACTGTCGCCTTGGGGTTTGGCTTAACAGAGCTCAACCAAGCATTGCCCCCAAGCGCCGTCCGGAGTGTGATCCGGCGTCCGTTGTAGTGCGCGAAGAGCTCTGGCCACCGGTCTCCCGGCTGGCATCCGTGCGCCCAGTGCGAGCGCTAGAAATTAGTCTTCCTCCCGTCGCCAATGATTATCTCCGTCAAGGCTTTGAATATAGAATCGGCCGCTGGATCGTGAGGCGCACCAACTCTCGCCATGGCCTGGAGTCATTGGTCCAGCGTGTCCACTGCCATCGGTCACGCAACACGGCTCCTTGGCACTGCTGGTCATGCACATCTAGGCGCCAAATTCTCGCGGTCTGCAGACCTCCTTCCAGCTAACAAGGTACTTGCCGGCCGAAGATGACTCGTCCACCGCCCAAAGGAATCCACGTCGTAGCTTATTATCATTTTAAGGAACCATATTGGTGGCGTGGTCGCCATGATCCGGTAGATAGCCATCACCGAAAGCACTGTCTTGACCAACTCGATTCTATAGGCAGCACAATCAGCTTGGCTTTCCATCCCCGCAATCTCTTCACAAGGCAGTCAAGAATTGGTTGCAAGTCCTCCCTTCGCAGTCTTCCACGACTGCCTCCCTCGACCAGTTCCTGTGTGCATGTGATCGATGTGGCAGCGCTCTTTGCCCAGCTCATTCGCAGACCAGAGACCGACTGGAAGAAATCAAGCAATGTGATGGCGACGTGCATCTCAGATCTTGAGGGGTTAATGAAGAGCACAATCGCTGGCGACGCCATTCTCGGCCTCCAGGATGCAAGCGTACTAGTGAATCATTGCGGGAGCACAGCAATGAGCCGCTGCTGCCAATACATATCCTCAAGCCCCTTCCCTCCATGGCGTCCAGGGTCCCTCTCTCGGGGGAGGGGGATTCATCGTCCTCGAGCTCGCCTCCTCCCACCTCGGCCACCCCTCCGGTCTACCATCATTGTCCCGGACGGCCTTGGGTTTGTGTTGGGCCCCATCATCCAAGGCAGTTTCGGGGGTCCTCCATGCCCCCCGGTGGCTAGCCCTTCGGCCTGGCAGACCAAATCGGGCAGGGGTTCCGGACCCCTCCATCCCGGTCGCGCTGCCGCTCACCCGTGGACCCCTCCCCACCAAGAAGTCGCCGAAGATACGCATTCCGACAGTCCTTCATGGGTGATGCTACTACTGTGGAGATGAGGGCCATATCTCGGCTAAGTGCTGAAGCAGACGTTGTGCGTCCGTTGCAAGGGCCATGGCCACCTAGTGCGGGGCTGCACCAGGCGACAGATCCCCTCGCCGTCCGATGGACAAGTGCGCCTGCCGTCGGCATTGCGTCATACCAGCGTTCCCCTTCCCCTTCTAGGTGTCGGGACACCCCACCCCCTCTACCACAACTGCAACTACTGCGGCATGCGCAGTCGCCCCTGGAGGTACATCTCCTGCCACCACCGCCGCCCCCTCCAGGCGCGGTTCGATTGGGCAGTTCTTGGAGCGAGGTTGTCGCCTCGGATGCTGGGCGAGCGTGGCCGGCCCCGGGTTCTCAGTGCTGTTCGCGGGTAGTTGGACTCGGCGTAGGGGCACGCTATTGCGCACGAGGCCCCTGCGGAATGCTGCTTCCTCAAAGCGGCGGAGACCTCTCACTCATGGAGGAGAACCTGGCGCAAGCTGTGGTGGTCACTGTCACTGGTGACCGGCCGTAGGTGGATCTGGCATCGGTGGCGGAGACATTGCACGTGGAATTTGGCATCGGTCCGGGCGACATGTCAATTCGTCGGTTCTATTTGGAGGATTTCCTCGTGATTTGCAAGCATCCGATCATTAGGCAGCTGATGGTGGACCGTGGGCAGGCTTCTTCCTCATCGTGCTTGTTGTCCCTCCGTCGTGGACTCCATAGGCCCATGCTACGGGCGCGGCCATGCCCTTCCTGGTGCCGCTCGAGCTGATTGGCATCCTGGCTCATGCCTGGTCCAGGTGGACGGCTCAAGTTCTCTTGCGCGACCTGGGTTTCGGGGAGCAAATCGTCGGTCGTCCTGTGCGGAGAAATGACATGGCTGGCTTCCTTGTGTGGTTGAGGACTGCCAGCCCGTCTAGAATTCCCGGCCGCTGTCTCCTATTCATCAAAGAACCTAGGCACATGTGTGTCGCCTAGGGCGCTGTGGTATCCGATGACAATCACAGTCCTGGACCCGCCGATCATGGACGATGCCCCTGGGGTGGAAATGCCACCGCTGCTGCCAGCTTCGCCACCATCAGGAAATGAAGAAAATGGAGACAGTCGGGGTTGTGCTCCAgcgcggtgatacgtctccgtcgtatctataatttttgattgtttcatgccaatattctacaactttcatatacttttgcaaactttttatactatttttgggactaacatattgatccagtgccagttcctaatTGTTGAATGTTTTTTGTTTCAAAGAATATCCataccaaatgaagtccaaacgcgataaaactTATTGAGATTTTTTTCcgaatatatgtgattttggggaattggaatcaacgcgagacgatgcccgaggggcccacaagccctggaggcgcgccccctccccaGGGCACGTCCA contains:
- the LOC109759324 gene encoding thioredoxin H-type-like isoform X2, translating into MAAEEGAVIACHTKQEFDTHMANGKDTGKLVIIDFTASWCGPCRVIAPVFAEYAKKFPGAIFLKVDVDELKDVAKAYNVEAMRTFLFIKDGAKVDTVVGGRKDDIHTKIVALMGSASA
- the LOC109759324 gene encoding thioredoxin H-type-like isoform X1, producing MAAEEGAVIACHTKQEFDTHMANGKDTGKLVIIDFTASWCGPCRVIAPVFAEYAKKFPGAIFLKVDVDELKHTTLRQCGPSCLSRMVRRWTLLSVVGRMISIRR